A genomic window from Engraulis encrasicolus isolate BLACKSEA-1 unplaced genomic scaffold, IST_EnEncr_1.0 scaffold_667_np1212, whole genome shotgun sequence includes:
- the LOC134444687 gene encoding fibrinogen alpha chain-like — MKLHSVLCLCLVLATAWTSVTAQMLDPRGNRPVEQGMKSDKCAPEKEYGACIDDDWGPKCPSGCRVQGLLDKTDHELLTKIDKIRRLLDDYNQKYRSTDSSSKQAYDHLRQKLTTSSGIGSRDLMGSWGSG; from the exons ATGAAGCTCCATAGTGTCCTCTGCTTGTGTCTGGTCTTGGCAACAGCTTGG acCAGTGTCACAGCACAGATGTTGGACCCCAGAGGAAACCGTCCGGTCGAGCAGGGCATGAAGTCTGACAAATGCGCCCCAGAGAAGGAATATGGCGCATGCATAGATGATGACTGG GGCCCCAAGTGCCCGTCTGGCTGCCGTGTGCAGGGCCTGCTGGACAAGACAGACCACGAGCTGTTGACCAAGATCGACAAGATCCGCCGACTGCTGGACGACTACAACCAGAAGTACCGCAGCACCGACTCGTCCTCCAAGCAGGCCTACGACCACCTCCGCCAAAAGCTCACTACCTCCTCAGGTATTGGCAGCCGTGACCTAATGGGCAGTTGgggtagtggttaa